In a single window of the Thermus amyloliquefaciens genome:
- a CDS encoding peptidylprolyl isomerase, with translation MFGISKKAITILFGLLALAFAVGAILLFTPQAGQQARGKPVLWVNGKAVYELDLLRLQGNDPLYAANPQGLLKSLVDTHFLEQVILTEALKQDAARIRVGSAEVRKEVDRIKEQFGLKDKKAYDQFLNQVGYTDAQLRNEVKTQLQIQKRLEQIRSAAKPTPEEVRFYFEVHQEDYKGEARVKARQIVVDDAKLAAELLAKAKAGEDFAALAKQHSKVGAEQGGALGAAPGTSEPKPVTKVVFPEKVAEAVFAQKGPGLVGPIEAGGRYYLVQVEEYLPPKAPSFEEVKEQVEKDAQEAKGNGALEAYLEELRRKAQVRFAEDSPYSYKNPPVAEVGEREILLSEVLQPVFANQQTAALIQQGLGELAVQFFLPQTLESLIDRELLVEAAKKSGKPFIGSKDQIAQAYLLYETRGLTATEEEARRFYAENPGLFTVPASAEVTGVVFKAEAKAKAFREAALRGGDLEALAKAQEGTVTEYGTVNPNELPAVLDRLVFKVKETFPKGPLGEVSEVVKLEDGTFAVLVIRNRKPEVLKPFAEVEDQAKEGVINRKRQQRAQALIQELRKAAKIENRLSQVLAELTPKTQEPEKAPTEEAPKESPSKP, from the coding sequence GTGTTCGGTATCAGCAAGAAAGCCATCACCATCCTTTTCGGTCTTCTGGCCTTGGCCTTTGCCGTGGGGGCCATCCTCCTTTTCACCCCCCAAGCGGGACAGCAGGCGCGGGGCAAGCCCGTGCTGTGGGTGAACGGGAAGGCGGTCTACGAGCTGGATCTCCTCAGGCTCCAGGGCAACGACCCTCTTTATGCCGCAAACCCCCAGGGGCTTCTTAAGTCCCTGGTGGACACCCACTTCCTGGAGCAGGTCATCCTCACCGAGGCCCTCAAGCAGGACGCTGCCCGGATCCGGGTGGGCAGCGCCGAGGTGCGCAAGGAGGTGGACCGCATCAAGGAGCAGTTTGGCCTAAAGGACAAGAAGGCCTACGACCAGTTCCTCAACCAGGTGGGGTACACGGATGCCCAGCTCAGGAACGAGGTAAAAACCCAGCTGCAGATCCAAAAGCGCCTCGAGCAGATCCGCTCCGCGGCCAAACCCACCCCGGAAGAGGTGCGGTTCTACTTTGAGGTCCACCAGGAGGACTACAAGGGCGAGGCCCGGGTGAAGGCCCGCCAGATCGTGGTGGACGACGCCAAGCTGGCGGCAGAGCTTCTGGCTAAGGCGAAGGCTGGGGAGGACTTCGCCGCCTTGGCCAAGCAGCACTCCAAGGTGGGCGCCGAGCAAGGGGGGGCCCTGGGGGCGGCACCGGGGACCAGCGAGCCCAAGCCCGTGACCAAGGTGGTCTTCCCCGAAAAGGTGGCGGAGGCGGTCTTCGCCCAGAAGGGGCCGGGCCTGGTGGGGCCCATAGAGGCGGGGGGGCGGTACTACCTGGTGCAGGTGGAGGAGTACCTCCCCCCCAAGGCGCCCTCCTTTGAGGAGGTCAAGGAGCAGGTGGAGAAGGACGCCCAGGAAGCCAAGGGGAACGGGGCCCTCGAGGCCTACCTGGAGGAGCTTCGCCGCAAGGCCCAGGTGCGCTTCGCCGAGGACAGCCCCTACAGCTACAAGAACCCTCCCGTGGCCGAGGTGGGCGAGAGGGAGATCCTGCTGAGCGAGGTCCTCCAGCCGGTTTTCGCCAACCAGCAGACCGCGGCCCTCATCCAGCAGGGCCTGGGCGAGCTGGCGGTGCAGTTCTTCCTGCCCCAGACCCTGGAAAGCCTCATCGACCGCGAGCTCCTGGTGGAAGCCGCCAAGAAGAGCGGCAAGCCCTTTATCGGCTCCAAGGACCAGATCGCCCAGGCCTACCTCCTTTACGAAACCCGGGGCCTCACCGCCACCGAGGAGGAGGCCCGCAGGTTCTATGCGGAGAACCCGGGCCTTTTCACCGTGCCCGCCAGCGCCGAGGTGACGGGGGTGGTCTTCAAGGCCGAGGCCAAGGCCAAGGCCTTCCGGGAAGCCGCCCTGAGGGGTGGGGACCTAGAGGCCCTGGCCAAGGCCCAGGAGGGCACGGTCACCGAGTACGGCACCGTGAACCCCAACGAGCTCCCCGCCGTGCTGGACCGCCTGGTCTTCAAGGTAAAGGAAACCTTCCCCAAGGGCCCCTTGGGCGAGGTCAGCGAGGTGGTCAAGCTGGAAGACGGCACCTTTGCGGTTCTCGTCATCCGCAACCGCAAGCCGGAGGTGCTCAAACCCTTCGCGGAGGTGGAGGACCAGGCCAAGGAGGGGGTCATCAACCGCAAGCGGCAACAGCGGGCCCAGGCCCTTATCCAGGAGCTGCGTAAGGCGGCCAAAATAGAAAACCGCTTGAGCCAGGTGCTGGCGGAGCTGACCCCCAAAACCCAGGAGCCGGAGAAAGCCCCCACGGAGGAGGCCCCTAAGGAGTCCCCTTCCAAGCCCTAA